The nucleotide window TTAACAGGTGGAATCAATTTTCTTGCTTCGTCTCCACACTGCTCATTATTGAGCAATATGGATAGAACAAAGCCATTTTCTTCTGTTGGTCGAAGTATCAACTGCAAGTCACCTTTTAAATTAAGTTTGGCGAGTTGTCTAAAAAAATTGGTCTGCATAGCTTTCAATTAAGTTGTCTGTGTTAATTCGTTCAGAGAAAATTGGAGAGTCCAATATTCAGTACCCAAATGCTTTTCAAAAGCATTATAAATGGCAGTACCATCAGTAAAAACCTGCATCTGATAACAGTTTAATACAAAATCCAATGGTTTCAATTGACTGATTTCTTCTTCATTAGTTTCCACGAAAAACATATCATTGTTTTGAAACCAATCTTTAATTTCAGAGAAGCTTTCATCCGTAAACCTAAAAAAATCAACTGCTTCATCTTTATAATTAAGCCATTTGAAAAAAGTATCATTTTCAAAAGGTTTTACAGAGTCCAATCTTTCAGTACATAATTCTCTCCATTGTTCAGTAGTATGAATGATTGCAAAATCACTAAATTCATTTGAATCGATGGATTTGATAAAAAGATAATCTGTAGGAATTTTTGATATTTTCATTGTTTAAATTTTAAATTAAAATGGTAAATCATCATCCTTATCTCCGACTAAAGCACTTGCTGTTTGTGGTTTGGCTTCGATGGTTGAATTAGTATTAACATCCGCCTTACCTCCTCCTCCGTGAACTTTAATAAATGATGTGAGAAAATTTAGACCCGAACGAATCTCTCCATCTTTTCCTATCCAAGCACTTGCACTTGGTTTTCCTGTCAGCTCTACCAAAGTACCTTTGGTAAGAATTTTAGCTACATTAGAACTAATCCAGTATGAACAGTTATAAAATGTGGTCTGTTCTACTCTATCTCCTTGTTTATTTTTAAAGCTATCATTTATAGCTACTGAAAAATTAACAACTTGTCTGTCATTTGCTAATGCGTTAACTTCCGCATTCTTTGTAATTCTGCCTACGATGTTCATAATAATTGAATTTAAATTGTTTAAAATTATTTTCGTTTTCTAAAAATTTCTTGAGTGAATTGATTTGGTATCGAGGACACTCGGTTTTCTCTATTGTTTTTCCTAATTGGAAATGATTATTTATATATTTTTTTGATATTTCCGAAGATGTCAAAGAGCATAAGTTGAATTGATTTGTATAACTGAGGTTCCGGTTTTTCTTTGCTTATGACCATAGAAAAAGAGCAGGCGCATAAAACCCAAGGAAAAAGAGTCACTAATTATATTTATTTTCAGGGCTTGAAATATTTTTGTCCGAAGGATTTAGGAGTTTCTGACAAATTATCGGAACTGGTGTAGAAAATTTTTTAGATACCCAAAAAGATTTTTTTGTGAGAAAGCCTCTTTTCTACATTTGCAATTGTAAAAACAAAAACACAGTTATTAAATCAACTTATCAATTTACACTGGTGAATAATATCAAACTAATTGCAATACATATTGTTTACAATCGGTTTATTTGTAAAGATGTAAAGACATAATTTTTGTACTAAAAGATTATATTTTTTCTTTAAAAGCAAAAGCTTAAATTCCTTTTAGAGAAAAAAGAACTTTTATATATTTTTAGAAATACTTTTACTGTACTCCACTATTATCCTGCAGCAGCTGTTTGAGAGGATTTTAAGAATGAGTGTGTTTCCGAAAGATAGATGATCGCTTTTCCGAAAAAGAGATCAGTG belongs to Chryseobacterium gleum and includes:
- a CDS encoding single-stranded DNA-binding protein; its protein translation is MNIVGRITKNAEVNALANDRQVVNFSVAINDSFKNKQGDRVEQTTFYNCSYWISSNVAKILTKGTLVELTGKPSASAWIGKDGEIRSGLNFLTSFIKVHGGGGKADVNTNSTIEAKPQTASALVGDKDDDLPF